A genome region from Streptomyces sp. NBC_01296 includes the following:
- a CDS encoding S28 family serine protease, producing MRKTLGWLLSLVVLIGTMGAAGFTAQAATAAGPSAATDIKDEILAIAGMSLIEEKEYPGYRFFVLNYEQPVDHRQPSKGTFKQRLTLLHKDVSRPTVFFTSGYNVNTSPRRSEPTTIVDGNQVSLEYRFFTPSRPDPANWANLDIWQAASDQHRIYTALKKVYKKNWLATGGSKGGMTATYYERYYPRDMDGVVAYVAPNDVVNKEDSAYDRFFAKVGTKECRDKLNAVQREALVRREPLEAKYAAAAAENGWTFNTVGSLDKAYEAVVLDYVWAFWQYSLLADCASIPAAATASDQEIWDSIDTISGFSAYADQGLETYAPYYYQAGTQLGSPDIKQPHLGGLSRYGYQPPRNFVPREIPMTFQPGVMADVDNWVKNNANQMLFVYGQNDPWGAEPFHLGYTVRDSYVMIAPGANHGANVAKLQDGEKALATQKILQWAGVAPAAALADAGRATPLAKPDAVLDQKDQEREPQLRP from the coding sequence ATGCGCAAGACGCTCGGCTGGCTGCTGTCGCTCGTGGTGCTGATCGGCACCATGGGCGCAGCCGGCTTCACGGCTCAGGCGGCCACCGCCGCAGGGCCGTCCGCCGCGACGGACATCAAGGACGAGATCCTCGCCATTGCGGGGATGAGTCTGATCGAGGAGAAGGAGTACCCCGGGTACCGCTTCTTCGTACTGAACTACGAACAGCCGGTCGACCACCGGCAGCCCTCGAAGGGCACCTTCAAGCAGCGCCTCACCCTGCTGCACAAGGACGTCTCCCGGCCCACGGTGTTCTTCACCTCCGGCTACAACGTCAACACCAGCCCGCGCCGCAGTGAGCCGACGACCATCGTCGACGGCAACCAGGTGTCGCTGGAGTATCGATTCTTCACGCCCTCCCGGCCCGATCCGGCCAACTGGGCGAACCTGGACATCTGGCAGGCCGCCAGCGACCAGCACCGCATCTACACCGCCCTGAAGAAGGTCTACAAGAAGAACTGGCTGGCCACGGGCGGCAGCAAGGGCGGTATGACGGCGACGTACTACGAGCGCTACTACCCGCGTGACATGGACGGTGTCGTCGCGTACGTCGCGCCGAACGACGTCGTCAACAAGGAGGACTCGGCGTACGACCGGTTCTTCGCCAAGGTCGGCACCAAGGAGTGCCGCGACAAGCTGAACGCGGTGCAGCGCGAGGCGCTCGTCCGCCGTGAGCCGCTGGAGGCCAAGTACGCGGCCGCCGCCGCCGAGAACGGCTGGACCTTCAACACCGTCGGCAGCCTCGACAAGGCCTACGAGGCCGTCGTGCTCGACTACGTGTGGGCCTTCTGGCAGTACAGCCTGCTGGCCGACTGCGCCTCCATCCCGGCCGCCGCGACCGCGAGCGACCAGGAGATCTGGGACTCGATCGACACGATCTCCGGCTTCTCGGCCTACGCCGACCAGGGCCTCGAGACGTACGCGCCGTACTACTACCAGGCGGGTACGCAGCTCGGTTCGCCCGACATCAAGCAGCCGCACCTGGGGGGCCTGAGCCGCTACGGCTACCAGCCGCCGCGCAACTTCGTGCCGCGCGAGATCCCGATGACCTTCCAGCCGGGGGTCATGGCGGACGTGGACAACTGGGTGAAGAACAACGCGAACCAGATGCTGTTCGTGTACGGGCAGAACGACCCGTGGGGCGCTGAACCGTTCCACCTCGGCTACACGGTCCGCGACAGCTACGTGATGATCGCGCCCGGCGCCAACCACGGGGCCAACGTCGCCAAGCTCCAGGACGGCGAGAAGGCGCTGGCCACGCAGAAGATCCTGCAGTGGGCCGGGGTCGCCCCGGCCGCCGCGCTCGCCGACGCGGGCCGGGCGACGCCGCTGGCGAAGCCCGACGCGGTGCTCGACCAGAAGGACCAGGAGCGCGAGCCGCAGCTGCGGCCGTAG
- a CDS encoding glycoside hydrolase family 3 protein translates to MAAVTAAGVASYAAGGGPGGGDGGDGGPHADDPRPGDRPPARAPDRAALRRLVAGMSLPEKVGQLFVSRAYGHSATDPDAADAEQNLKLFGVRTSAELVARYHLGGIIYFSWAHNTRGPQQIAELSAALQRAAAAAGSGIPLMLSTDQEHGAVARIGKPATLLPGAMALGARHGASGTAGTGPSGNASAGAGASGPGAADATATAEARRAARIAGAELAAMGIRQDYAPVADVNVNPANPVIGVRSFGSDPQAVAALVAAQVRGYQGAGVAATAKHFPGHGDTETDSHVGLPVMRHSRAQWEELDEPPFRAAVEAGVDAVMTAHIVFPALDPSGDPATLSRPIVTGILRERLGFRGVVVTDALDMAGVRQKYGDDRVPVLALKAGCDQLLNPPDLGLAHRSVLAAVEAGELTQDRIEESVLRILELKARRGLFDAAHTAAGQMDAMVGIPAHLTAADEIAAGTTTLLANPVKLLPLDATAGPRVLVTGADPASPSGTTGPPTAVLARELTALGCAATAVPPARAVAAAPGNAAVLVCTYNVPEGDDPQRTLVTELLATGVPVVVVAIRNPYDPARLPTCAAELATYTWTDVEMRAAARVVTGAARPSGRLPVPVPGRYPLGHGLSYD, encoded by the coding sequence ATGGCCGCCGTCACGGCCGCCGGAGTGGCCTCGTACGCCGCGGGCGGTGGCCCGGGCGGCGGGGACGGCGGGGACGGCGGACCGCACGCCGACGACCCGCGCCCCGGCGACCGCCCGCCCGCCCGGGCGCCCGACCGGGCGGCGCTGCGCCGCCTGGTGGCCGGGATGAGCCTGCCCGAGAAGGTCGGGCAGCTCTTCGTGTCCCGCGCGTACGGCCATTCGGCGACCGACCCGGACGCGGCGGACGCCGAGCAGAACCTGAAACTGTTCGGGGTGCGGACGTCCGCGGAGCTGGTCGCCCGCTACCACCTCGGCGGGATCATCTACTTCTCCTGGGCCCACAACACCCGTGGCCCGCAGCAGATCGCCGAGCTGTCGGCCGCCCTCCAGCGGGCGGCGGCCGCCGCCGGTTCCGGCATCCCGCTGATGCTCTCCACCGACCAGGAGCACGGAGCGGTGGCGCGCATCGGCAAGCCCGCGACCCTGCTGCCCGGGGCGATGGCCCTGGGGGCGCGGCACGGCGCGAGCGGCACGGCGGGTACCGGTCCCTCCGGGAACGCCTCCGCGGGCGCGGGCGCCTCCGGCCCGGGCGCCGCCGACGCCACGGCCACCGCCGAGGCCCGCCGCGCCGCGCGCATCGCGGGCGCCGAGCTGGCCGCGATGGGCATCCGGCAGGACTACGCGCCGGTGGCCGACGTGAACGTCAACCCGGCCAACCCGGTGATCGGCGTACGGTCCTTCGGCTCCGACCCGCAGGCGGTGGCGGCCCTGGTCGCCGCCCAGGTCCGCGGCTACCAGGGCGCCGGGGTCGCCGCGACCGCCAAGCACTTCCCGGGCCACGGGGACACCGAGACCGACAGCCACGTCGGGCTGCCGGTGATGCGGCACAGCCGGGCCCAGTGGGAGGAGCTCGACGAGCCGCCGTTCCGGGCGGCGGTGGAGGCGGGCGTGGACGCCGTCATGACGGCGCACATCGTCTTCCCCGCGCTCGACCCTTCGGGGGACCCGGCGACCCTCTCCCGGCCGATCGTGACCGGCATCCTGCGCGAACGCCTCGGCTTCCGGGGGGTGGTGGTCACCGACGCCCTCGACATGGCCGGGGTCCGCCAGAAGTACGGGGACGACCGGGTCCCGGTGCTGGCCCTGAAGGCGGGCTGCGACCAACTGCTGAACCCGCCGGACCTGGGGCTCGCGCACCGCAGCGTGCTCGCGGCCGTCGAGGCGGGCGAGCTGACGCAGGACCGGATCGAGGAATCGGTACTGCGGATCCTCGAACTGAAGGCCCGCCGGGGCCTGTTCGACGCGGCGCACACCGCCGCCGGGCAGATGGACGCGATGGTGGGGATCCCGGCGCACCTGACCGCCGCCGACGAGATCGCGGCGGGTACGACGACCCTGCTGGCCAATCCCGTGAAACTGCTGCCCCTGGATGCGACGGCCGGGCCCCGGGTGCTGGTCACCGGGGCCGACCCGGCCTCCCCCAGCGGTACGACAGGGCCCCCCACCGCGGTATTGGCCCGGGAGCTGACCGCGCTGGGCTGTGCTGCGACGGCCGTACCGCCCGCCCGGGCGGTGGCCGCGGCGCCCGGCAACGCGGCGGTGCTGGTGTGCACGTACAACGTCCCGGAGGGGGACGATCCGCAGCGCACGCTGGTCACGGAGCTACTGGCCACCGGGGTGCCGGTGGTCGTGGTGGCGATCCGCAATCCGTACGACCCGGCCCGGCTGCCCACGTGCGCGGCGGAGCTGGCGACGTACACCTGGACGGACGTGGAGATGCGGGCGGCGGCCCGGGTGGTCACCGGGGCGGCTCGACCCTCGGGCCGCCTCCCGGTCCCGGTGCCGGGCCGCTACCCGCTGGGCCACGGGCTGTCGTACGACTAG